A stretch of Mus caroli chromosome 5, CAROLI_EIJ_v1.1, whole genome shotgun sequence DNA encodes these proteins:
- the Scarb1 gene encoding scavenger receptor class B member 1 isoform X2, which produces MGGSSRARWVALGLGALGLLFAALGVVMILMVPSLIKQQVLKNVRIDPSSLSFGMWKEIPVPFYLSVYFFEVVNPNEVLNGQKPVVRERGPYVYREFRQKVNITFNDNDTVSFVENRSLHFQPDKSQGSESDYIILPNILVLGGSILMENKPASLKLMMTLGLVTMGQRAFMNRTVGEILWGYDDPFVNFLNTYLPDMLPIKGKFGLFVGMNNSNSGVFTVFTGVQNFSRIHLVDKWNGLSKIDYWHSEQCNMINGTSGQMWAPFMTPESSLEFFSPEACRSMKLTYNESRVFEGIPTYRFTAPDTLFANGSVYPPNEGFCPCRESGIQNVSTCRFGAPLFLSHPHFYNADPVLSEAVLGLNPNPKEHSLFLDIHPVTGIPMNCSVKMQLSLYIKSVKGIGQTGKIEPVVLPLLWFEQSGAMGGKPLSTFYTQLVLMPQVLHYAQYVLLGLGGLLLLVPIICQLRSQEKCFLFWSGSKKGSQDKEAIQAYSESLMSPAAKGTVLQEAKL; this is translated from the exons AATGTCCGCATAGACCCGAGCAGCCTGTCCTTCGGGATGTGGAAGGAGATCCCTGTCCCTTTCTACTTGTCTGTCTACTTCTTCGAAGTGGTCAACCCAAACGAGGTCCTCAACGGCCAGAAGCCAGTAGTCCGGGAGCGTGGACCCTATGTCTACAG GGAGTTCAGACAAAAGGTTAACATCACCTTCAATGACAACGACACCGTGTCCTTCGTGGAGAACCGCAGCCTCCATTTCCAGCCTGACAAGTCGCAGGGCTCAGAGAGTGACTACATTATACTGCCTAACATCTTGGTCCTG GGGGGCTCGATATTGATGGAGAACAAGCCTGCGAGCCTGAAGTTGATGATGACCTTGGGGCTGGTCACCATGGGCCAGCGTGCTTTTATGAACCGCACGGTTGGTGAGATCCTGTGGGGCTATGACGATCCCTTCGTGAATTTTCTCAACACATACCTCCCAGACATGCTTCCCATAAAGGGCAAATTTGGCCTGTTTGTTGGG aTGAACAACTCAAATTCTGGGGTCTTCACTGTCTTCACGGGCGTCCAGAATTTCAGCAGGATCCATCTGGTGGACAAATGGAACGGACTCAGCAAG ATCGATTATTGGCATTCGGAACAGTGTAACATGATCAATGGGACTTCCGGGCAGATGTGGGCACCCTTCATGACACCCGAATCCTCGCTGGAATTCTTCAGCCCGGAGGCATGCAG GTCCATGAAGCTGACCTACAACGAATCAAGGGTGTTTGAAGGCATTCCCACGTATCGCTTCACGGCCCCCGATACTCTGTTTGCCAACGGGTCCGTCTACCCACCCAACGAAGGCTTCTGCCCATGCCGCGAGTCTGGCATTCAGAATGTCAGCACCTGCAGGTTTG gTGCGCCTCTGTTTCTCTCCCACCCGCACTTTTACAACGCCGACCCTGTGCTGTCAGAAGCTGTTCTTGGTCTGAACCCTAACCCAAAGGAGCACTCCTTGTTCCTAGATATCCATCCG GTCACTGGGATCCCCATGAACTGTTCTGTGAAGATGCAGCTGAGCCTCTACATCAAATCTGTCAAGGGCATCGG GCAAACAGGGAAGATCGAGCCAGTAGTTCTACCGTTGTTGTGGTTTGAACAG AGCGGAGCAATGGGTGGCAAGCCCCTGAGCACGTTCTACACGCAGCTGGTGCTGATGCCCCAGGTTCTTCACTACGCGCAGTATGTGCTGCTGGGGCTTGGAGGTCTCCTTTTGCTGGTGCCCATCATCTGCCAACTGCGCAGCCAG gagaaatgctttttattttggaGTGGTAGTAAAAAGGGCTCCCAGGATAAGGAGGCCATTCAGGCCTACTCTGAGTCCCTGATGTCACCAGCTGCCAAGGGCACGGTGCTGCAAGAAGCCAAGCTATAG
- the Scarb1 gene encoding scavenger receptor class B member 1 isoform X1, with protein sequence MGGSSRARWVALGLGALGLLFAALGVVMILMVPSLIKQQVLKNVRIDPSSLSFGMWKEIPVPFYLSVYFFEVVNPNEVLNGQKPVVRERGPYVYREFRQKVNITFNDNDTVSFVENRSLHFQPDKSQGSESDYIILPNILVLGGSILMENKPASLKLMMTLGLVTMGQRAFMNRTVGEILWGYDDPFVNFLNTYLPDMLPIKGKFGLFVGMNNSNSGVFTVFTGVQNFSRIHLVDKWNGLSKIDYWHSEQCNMINGTSGQMWAPFMTPESSLEFFSPEACRSMKLTYNESRVFEGIPTYRFTAPDTLFANGSVYPPNEGFCPCRESGIQNVSTCRFGAPLFLSHPHFYNADPVLSEAVLGLNPNPKEHSLFLDIHPVTGIPMNCSVKMQLSLYIKSVKGIGQTGKIEPVVLPLLWFEQSGAMGGKPLSTFYTQLVLMPQVLHYAQYVLLGLGGLLLLVPIICQLRSQVSRGGHALDSDSARVSASLRFLQLALVLPPQSHPAVTFLYKSWKAQDPPRSGLG encoded by the exons AATGTCCGCATAGACCCGAGCAGCCTGTCCTTCGGGATGTGGAAGGAGATCCCTGTCCCTTTCTACTTGTCTGTCTACTTCTTCGAAGTGGTCAACCCAAACGAGGTCCTCAACGGCCAGAAGCCAGTAGTCCGGGAGCGTGGACCCTATGTCTACAG GGAGTTCAGACAAAAGGTTAACATCACCTTCAATGACAACGACACCGTGTCCTTCGTGGAGAACCGCAGCCTCCATTTCCAGCCTGACAAGTCGCAGGGCTCAGAGAGTGACTACATTATACTGCCTAACATCTTGGTCCTG GGGGGCTCGATATTGATGGAGAACAAGCCTGCGAGCCTGAAGTTGATGATGACCTTGGGGCTGGTCACCATGGGCCAGCGTGCTTTTATGAACCGCACGGTTGGTGAGATCCTGTGGGGCTATGACGATCCCTTCGTGAATTTTCTCAACACATACCTCCCAGACATGCTTCCCATAAAGGGCAAATTTGGCCTGTTTGTTGGG aTGAACAACTCAAATTCTGGGGTCTTCACTGTCTTCACGGGCGTCCAGAATTTCAGCAGGATCCATCTGGTGGACAAATGGAACGGACTCAGCAAG ATCGATTATTGGCATTCGGAACAGTGTAACATGATCAATGGGACTTCCGGGCAGATGTGGGCACCCTTCATGACACCCGAATCCTCGCTGGAATTCTTCAGCCCGGAGGCATGCAG GTCCATGAAGCTGACCTACAACGAATCAAGGGTGTTTGAAGGCATTCCCACGTATCGCTTCACGGCCCCCGATACTCTGTTTGCCAACGGGTCCGTCTACCCACCCAACGAAGGCTTCTGCCCATGCCGCGAGTCTGGCATTCAGAATGTCAGCACCTGCAGGTTTG gTGCGCCTCTGTTTCTCTCCCACCCGCACTTTTACAACGCCGACCCTGTGCTGTCAGAAGCTGTTCTTGGTCTGAACCCTAACCCAAAGGAGCACTCCTTGTTCCTAGATATCCATCCG GTCACTGGGATCCCCATGAACTGTTCTGTGAAGATGCAGCTGAGCCTCTACATCAAATCTGTCAAGGGCATCGG GCAAACAGGGAAGATCGAGCCAGTAGTTCTACCGTTGTTGTGGTTTGAACAG AGCGGAGCAATGGGTGGCAAGCCCCTGAGCACGTTCTACACGCAGCTGGTGCTGATGCCCCAGGTTCTTCACTACGCGCAGTATGTGCTGCTGGGGCTTGGAGGTCTCCTTTTGCTGGTGCCCATCATCTGCCAACTGCGCAGCCAGGTAAGTAGGGGCGGCCACGCCTTGGACTCGGACTCGGCTCGGGTTTCAGCCAGCCTCCGTTTCCTGCAGCTAGCTCTTGTTCTACCTCCTCAATCGCACCCTGCAGTAACTTTTCTCTACAAGTCCTGGAAGGCCCAGGACCCTCCCAGGTCGGGGCTAGGATGA
- the Scarb1 gene encoding scavenger receptor class B member 1 isoform X3 yields MGGSSRARWVALGLGALGLLFAALGVVMILMVPSLIKQQVLKNVRIDPSSLSFGMWKEIPVPFYLSVYFFEVVNPNEVLNGQKPVVRERGPYVYREFRQKVNITFNDNDTVSFVENRSLHFQPDKSQGSESDYIILPNILVLGGSILMENKPASLKLMMTLGLVTMGQRAFMNRTVGEILWGYDDPFVNFLNTYLPDMLPIKGKFGLFVGMNNSNSGVFTVFTGVQNFSRIHLVDKWNGLSKIDYWHSEQCNMINGTSGQMWAPFMTPESSLEFFSPEACRSMKLTYNESRVFEGIPTYRFTAPDTLFANGSVYPPNEGFCPCRESGIQNVSTCRFGAPLFLSHPHFYNADPVLSEAVLGLNPNPKEHSLFLDIHPVTGIPMNCSVKMQLSLYIKSVKGIGQTGKIEPVVLPLLWFEQSGAMGGKPLSTFYTQLVLMPQVLHYAQYVLLGLGGLLLLVPIICQLRSQGPEDTISPPNLIAWSDQPPSPYTPLLEDSLSGQPTSAMA; encoded by the exons AATGTCCGCATAGACCCGAGCAGCCTGTCCTTCGGGATGTGGAAGGAGATCCCTGTCCCTTTCTACTTGTCTGTCTACTTCTTCGAAGTGGTCAACCCAAACGAGGTCCTCAACGGCCAGAAGCCAGTAGTCCGGGAGCGTGGACCCTATGTCTACAG GGAGTTCAGACAAAAGGTTAACATCACCTTCAATGACAACGACACCGTGTCCTTCGTGGAGAACCGCAGCCTCCATTTCCAGCCTGACAAGTCGCAGGGCTCAGAGAGTGACTACATTATACTGCCTAACATCTTGGTCCTG GGGGGCTCGATATTGATGGAGAACAAGCCTGCGAGCCTGAAGTTGATGATGACCTTGGGGCTGGTCACCATGGGCCAGCGTGCTTTTATGAACCGCACGGTTGGTGAGATCCTGTGGGGCTATGACGATCCCTTCGTGAATTTTCTCAACACATACCTCCCAGACATGCTTCCCATAAAGGGCAAATTTGGCCTGTTTGTTGGG aTGAACAACTCAAATTCTGGGGTCTTCACTGTCTTCACGGGCGTCCAGAATTTCAGCAGGATCCATCTGGTGGACAAATGGAACGGACTCAGCAAG ATCGATTATTGGCATTCGGAACAGTGTAACATGATCAATGGGACTTCCGGGCAGATGTGGGCACCCTTCATGACACCCGAATCCTCGCTGGAATTCTTCAGCCCGGAGGCATGCAG GTCCATGAAGCTGACCTACAACGAATCAAGGGTGTTTGAAGGCATTCCCACGTATCGCTTCACGGCCCCCGATACTCTGTTTGCCAACGGGTCCGTCTACCCACCCAACGAAGGCTTCTGCCCATGCCGCGAGTCTGGCATTCAGAATGTCAGCACCTGCAGGTTTG gTGCGCCTCTGTTTCTCTCCCACCCGCACTTTTACAACGCCGACCCTGTGCTGTCAGAAGCTGTTCTTGGTCTGAACCCTAACCCAAAGGAGCACTCCTTGTTCCTAGATATCCATCCG GTCACTGGGATCCCCATGAACTGTTCTGTGAAGATGCAGCTGAGCCTCTACATCAAATCTGTCAAGGGCATCGG GCAAACAGGGAAGATCGAGCCAGTAGTTCTACCGTTGTTGTGGTTTGAACAG AGCGGAGCAATGGGTGGCAAGCCCCTGAGCACGTTCTACACGCAGCTGGTGCTGATGCCCCAGGTTCTTCACTACGCGCAGTATGTGCTGCTGGGGCTTGGAGGTCTCCTTTTGCTGGTGCCCATCATCTGCCAACTGCGCAGCCAG GGTCCTGAAGACACTATAAGCCCCCCCAACCTGATAGCTTGGTCAGACCAGCCACCCAGTCCTTACACCCCGCTTCTTGAGGACTCTCTCAGCGGACAGCCCACCAGTGCCATGGCCTGA
- the Scarb1 gene encoding scavenger receptor class B member 1 isoform X4, with the protein MWKEIPVPFYLSVYFFEVVNPNEVLNGQKPVVRERGPYVYREFRQKVNITFNDNDTVSFVENRSLHFQPDKSQGSESDYIILPNILVLGGSILMENKPASLKLMMTLGLVTMGQRAFMNRTVGEILWGYDDPFVNFLNTYLPDMLPIKGKFGLFVGMNNSNSGVFTVFTGVQNFSRIHLVDKWNGLSKIDYWHSEQCNMINGTSGQMWAPFMTPESSLEFFSPEACRSMKLTYNESRVFEGIPTYRFTAPDTLFANGSVYPPNEGFCPCRESGIQNVSTCRFGAPLFLSHPHFYNADPVLSEAVLGLNPNPKEHSLFLDIHPVTGIPMNCSVKMQLSLYIKSVKGIGQTGKIEPVVLPLLWFEQSGAMGGKPLSTFYTQLVLMPQVLHYAQYVLLGLGGLLLLVPIICQLRSQEKCFLFWSGSKKGSQDKEAIQAYSESLMSPAAKGTVLQEAKL; encoded by the exons ATGTGGAAGGAGATCCCTGTCCCTTTCTACTTGTCTGTCTACTTCTTCGAAGTGGTCAACCCAAACGAGGTCCTCAACGGCCAGAAGCCAGTAGTCCGGGAGCGTGGACCCTATGTCTACAG GGAGTTCAGACAAAAGGTTAACATCACCTTCAATGACAACGACACCGTGTCCTTCGTGGAGAACCGCAGCCTCCATTTCCAGCCTGACAAGTCGCAGGGCTCAGAGAGTGACTACATTATACTGCCTAACATCTTGGTCCTG GGGGGCTCGATATTGATGGAGAACAAGCCTGCGAGCCTGAAGTTGATGATGACCTTGGGGCTGGTCACCATGGGCCAGCGTGCTTTTATGAACCGCACGGTTGGTGAGATCCTGTGGGGCTATGACGATCCCTTCGTGAATTTTCTCAACACATACCTCCCAGACATGCTTCCCATAAAGGGCAAATTTGGCCTGTTTGTTGGG aTGAACAACTCAAATTCTGGGGTCTTCACTGTCTTCACGGGCGTCCAGAATTTCAGCAGGATCCATCTGGTGGACAAATGGAACGGACTCAGCAAG ATCGATTATTGGCATTCGGAACAGTGTAACATGATCAATGGGACTTCCGGGCAGATGTGGGCACCCTTCATGACACCCGAATCCTCGCTGGAATTCTTCAGCCCGGAGGCATGCAG GTCCATGAAGCTGACCTACAACGAATCAAGGGTGTTTGAAGGCATTCCCACGTATCGCTTCACGGCCCCCGATACTCTGTTTGCCAACGGGTCCGTCTACCCACCCAACGAAGGCTTCTGCCCATGCCGCGAGTCTGGCATTCAGAATGTCAGCACCTGCAGGTTTG gTGCGCCTCTGTTTCTCTCCCACCCGCACTTTTACAACGCCGACCCTGTGCTGTCAGAAGCTGTTCTTGGTCTGAACCCTAACCCAAAGGAGCACTCCTTGTTCCTAGATATCCATCCG GTCACTGGGATCCCCATGAACTGTTCTGTGAAGATGCAGCTGAGCCTCTACATCAAATCTGTCAAGGGCATCGG GCAAACAGGGAAGATCGAGCCAGTAGTTCTACCGTTGTTGTGGTTTGAACAG AGCGGAGCAATGGGTGGCAAGCCCCTGAGCACGTTCTACACGCAGCTGGTGCTGATGCCCCAGGTTCTTCACTACGCGCAGTATGTGCTGCTGGGGCTTGGAGGTCTCCTTTTGCTGGTGCCCATCATCTGCCAACTGCGCAGCCAG gagaaatgctttttattttggaGTGGTAGTAAAAAGGGCTCCCAGGATAAGGAGGCCATTCAGGCCTACTCTGAGTCCCTGATGTCACCAGCTGCCAAGGGCACGGTGCTGCAAGAAGCCAAGCTATAG